Proteins from one Oncorhynchus tshawytscha isolate Ot180627B linkage group LG16, Otsh_v2.0, whole genome shotgun sequence genomic window:
- the fbxw12 gene encoding F-box/WD repeat-containing protein 12, whose amino-acid sequence MNYHPYLTNDCLIHIFSFFKEDDLIRASSVCKEWQEAAETPWLWREMCLQRWGFCNIAVLGSEHGKQAWKSYFLRRSHLELKMTKGRSGGDYTCKSLRGHTGRVVGCVYLSGNSPQLPDFWSSTPTVCSSSSDGTVRAWDVQQGVQLWCSPVQSPLTGMVADGGHGGVITSDSTGLLKAWDGQSGQEMSFYSSASPQCTLLPYSMEGSSFLSVGTSQGSVHTLTSPSLSKLSTLVVCDTFKVNLLLASPDKKWILAGTTENMDMSPKVLSIQSVTCPSEEEDPLCQCLPVSGCSAAAFLPSQPARLATVHCKDNSHSNTHHNKVLSVFDVIIKKTRFKTEIQVEQVEKFELVFEGWTSDILLEGKGSSTLVVAAHRELKVYTVKGELICSFKDHTEPICSICVDSFRVVTASRDLSLRVLTWKTDRDKGLTLESRYHLLGGSHSMSRGFSYVVCDYSTIVASVEAVDGKDVLKAYSFNS is encoded by the exons ATGAATTATCATCCTTACCTAACTAATGATTGCCTAATTCACATTTTCTCTTTTTTTAAAGAAGATGACTTAATTCGAGCGTCAAGTGTCTGTAAG GAATGGCAAGAAGCAGCAGAAACACCTTGGTTGTGGCG AGAAATGTGTCTGCAGCGTTGGGGTTTCTGTAACATTGCGGTGCTGGGCTCTGAACATGGGAAGCAGGCTTGGAAGAGCTACTTCCTGCGTCGCTCTCACCTGGAGCTGAAGATGACCAAGGGCAGGTCCGGTGGGGACTACACCTGTAAAAGCTTGAGGGGACACACAG GCAGGGTGGTtgggtgtgtgtacctgtcaggGAACTCTCCCCAGCTCCCTGACTTCTGGAGCTCCACCCCTACTGTCTGCAGTTCATCCTCAGATGGTACAGTCCGTGCCTGGGATGTCCAGCAG GGGGTACAGCTGTGGTGCAGTCCTGTTCAGAGTCCTCTGACTGGGATGGTAGCTGACGGTGGGCATGGTGGGGTCATCACGTCAGATTCCACAGGGCTGCTCAAAGCCTGGGATGGTCAGAGTGGACAGGAGATGTCCTTCTACTCCTCAGCATCCCCACAGTGCACCTTACTGCCCTACAGTATGGAAGGCAGCTCTTTTCTCTCA GTGGGGACCAGTCAAGGCTCTGTCCATACTCTGACTAGCCCCTCACTGTCAAAGCTGTCCACTCTGGTGGTGTGTGACACATTCAAAGTAAACCTACTCCTGGCATCGCCAGACAAGAAATGGATCCTAGCTGGAACTACAGAGAATATGGATATGAGTCCAAAG GTGTTGTCCATTCAGAGTGTGACGTGTCCCTCTGAGGAGGAGGATCCTCTGTGCCAGTGTCTGCCTGTCTCAGGCTGCAGTGCTGCTGCCTTCCTGCCCTCCCAGCCAGCCAGACTGGCCACGGTCCACTGCAAGGACaactcacactcaaacacacatcacaacaaggtcCTCTCTGTGTTCGATGTCATCATAAAAAAGACCAGATTCAAGACAGAGATCCAGG TTGAGCAGGTGGAGAAATTCGAGTTGGTATTTGAGGGCTGGACTTCGGACATCCTTCTGGAAGGCAAGGGAAGCAGCACTCTGGTTGTAGCTGCTCACAGAGAGCTGAAGGTCTACACTGTGAAAGGAGAACTCATCTGTAGCTTCAAGGACCATACTGAACCTATCTGCTCTATTTGTGTG GATAGTTTCCGTGTAGTCACTGCTTCTCGGGACCTGTCCTTAAGAGTGCTGACGTGGAAAACTGACAGAGACAAAGGGCTCACACTGGAAAGTCGATACCACTTATTGGGAGGCTCTCACTCCATGTCCAG AGGGTTCAGTtatgtggtttgtgactactcaACCATTGTGGCTTCAGTGGAAGCAGTGGATGGGAAGGATGTCCTGAAGGCCTACTCTTTCAACTCCTGA
- the LOC112215757 gene encoding protein Wnt-7a isoform X1, which produces MSRKTRRWIFRVLLCLGIVYLKIGGFSSVVALGASIICNKIPGLAPRQRIICQSRPDAIIVIGEGAQMGINECQFQFKNGRWNCSALGERTVFGKELKVGSKEAAFTYAIIAAGVAHAITAACTQGNLSDCSCDTEKQGFYSKGQGWKWGGCSADISYGLGFSKVFVDAREVKQNARSLMNLHNNEVGRKILEKNMHLECKCHGVSGSCTTKTCWTTLPKFRELGYILKEKYAHAVHVEPVKASRNKRPKFLKIKKLYSYRKPMDTDLVYMEKSPNYCEADPMTGSVGTQGRLCNKTVMQQISGCDLMCCGRGYNTHQYSRVWQCNCKFLWCCYVKCNTCSERTEVYTCK; this is translated from the exons ATGAGTCGAAAAACTAGACGCTGGATTTTTCGGGTTTTGCTTTGCCTTGGGATTGTCTATTTGAAAATTGG TGGCTTTTCATCGGTGGTCGCGCTAGGTGCGAGTATAATCTGTAACAAGATTCCCGGTTTGGCTCCCCGACAGCGGATAATCTGTCAGAGTCGCCCGGATGCCATTATCGTCATCGGAGAGGGAGCACAAATGGGGATAAACGAGTGTCAGTTTCAGTTCAAAAATGGGCGCTGGAACTGCTCTGCGCTTGGAGAACGGACGGTCTTCGGAAAAGAGTTGAAAGTGG GCAGTAAAGAGGCTGCGTTCACCTACGCCATCATAGCGGCCGGCGTTGCCCACGCCATTACTGCAGCCTGTACTCAGGGGAACCTGAGTGACTGCAGCTGTGACACGGAGAAGCAGGGTTTCTACAGTAAAGGCCAGGGCTGGAAGTGGGGCGGCTGTTCAGCAGACATCAGCTACGGCCTGGGCTTCTCCAAGGTGTTCGTGGACGCCAGAGAGGTCAAACAGAATGCCAGGTCTCTCATGAACCTGCACAACAACGAAGTGGGACGCAAG ATCCTGGAGAAGAACATGCATTTGGAATGCAAGTGTCATGGTGTTTCGGGCTCCTGCACCACCAAAACCTGCTGGACGACACTTCCCAAGTTCCGCGAGCTCGGCTACATTCTCAAAGAGAAGTACGCCCATGCTGTGCACGTGGAACCGGTCAAAGCCAGCCGCAACAAGCGGCCCAAATTCCTCAAGATCAAGAAGCTCTACTCCTACCGGAAACCCATGGACACAGACCTGGTGTACATGGAGAAGTCCCCTAATTATTGCGAAGCGGACCCGATGACGGGCAGTGTTGGAACGCAAGGCCGGCTGTGTAATAAGACTGTTATGCAGCAGATCAGCGGCTGTGACCTGATGTGCTGCGGACGGGGGTACAACACACACCAGTACTCCCGCGTGTGGCAGTGCAACTGCAAGTTCTTGTGGTGCTGCTACGTCAAGTGCAACACCTGCAGCGAGAGGACAGAGGTGTACACCTGCAAATGA
- the LOC112215757 gene encoding protein Wnt-7a isoform X2, with protein sequence MGINECQFQFKNGRWNCSALGERTVFGKELKVGSKEAAFTYAIIAAGVAHAITAACTQGNLSDCSCDTEKQGFYSKGQGWKWGGCSADISYGLGFSKVFVDAREVKQNARSLMNLHNNEVGRKILEKNMHLECKCHGVSGSCTTKTCWTTLPKFRELGYILKEKYAHAVHVEPVKASRNKRPKFLKIKKLYSYRKPMDTDLVYMEKSPNYCEADPMTGSVGTQGRLCNKTVMQQISGCDLMCCGRGYNTHQYSRVWQCNCKFLWCCYVKCNTCSERTEVYTCK encoded by the exons ATGGGGATAAACGAGTGTCAGTTTCAGTTCAAAAATGGGCGCTGGAACTGCTCTGCGCTTGGAGAACGGACGGTCTTCGGAAAAGAGTTGAAAGTGG GCAGTAAAGAGGCTGCGTTCACCTACGCCATCATAGCGGCCGGCGTTGCCCACGCCATTACTGCAGCCTGTACTCAGGGGAACCTGAGTGACTGCAGCTGTGACACGGAGAAGCAGGGTTTCTACAGTAAAGGCCAGGGCTGGAAGTGGGGCGGCTGTTCAGCAGACATCAGCTACGGCCTGGGCTTCTCCAAGGTGTTCGTGGACGCCAGAGAGGTCAAACAGAATGCCAGGTCTCTCATGAACCTGCACAACAACGAAGTGGGACGCAAG ATCCTGGAGAAGAACATGCATTTGGAATGCAAGTGTCATGGTGTTTCGGGCTCCTGCACCACCAAAACCTGCTGGACGACACTTCCCAAGTTCCGCGAGCTCGGCTACATTCTCAAAGAGAAGTACGCCCATGCTGTGCACGTGGAACCGGTCAAAGCCAGCCGCAACAAGCGGCCCAAATTCCTCAAGATCAAGAAGCTCTACTCCTACCGGAAACCCATGGACACAGACCTGGTGTACATGGAGAAGTCCCCTAATTATTGCGAAGCGGACCCGATGACGGGCAGTGTTGGAACGCAAGGCCGGCTGTGTAATAAGACTGTTATGCAGCAGATCAGCGGCTGTGACCTGATGTGCTGCGGACGGGGGTACAACACACACCAGTACTCCCGCGTGTGGCAGTGCAACTGCAAGTTCTTGTGGTGCTGCTACGTCAAGTGCAACACCTGCAGCGAGAGGACAGAGGTGTACACCTGCAAATGA